A region of Oxyura jamaicensis isolate SHBP4307 breed ruddy duck chromosome 5, BPBGC_Ojam_1.0, whole genome shotgun sequence DNA encodes the following proteins:
- the SMIM38 gene encoding small integral membrane protein 38 yields MESVLLMILLIVIIFIRFVLWSCLSAYIDYKLSQRFPDKRKED; encoded by the coding sequence ATGGAATCCGTCCTTTTGATGATTTTGCTGATTGTGATTATATTCATACGATTCGTTTTATGGTCCTGCCTTAGTGCTTACATAGATTACAAACTGTCCCAAAGGTTTCCTGACAAGAGAAAAGAGGACTAA